The following are from one region of the Desulfomicrobium macestii genome:
- a CDS encoding universal stress protein, whose amino-acid sequence MLPEYKRILYATDLSESARMALRHAVSLANCHGAAMTILHVVPDLVELMSGDAGFDIESHFSRAEWETINATATTRAKEKARERVREMASECATDNPRCPVSGAELKIQTGDPAKRILAEIQTGNYDLVVMGAHGRGTFMDMLLGSVANKVVRLSPVPVLTVRLPVEKATG is encoded by the coding sequence ATGCTGCCCGAATATAAACGCATTCTCTATGCAACGGACCTCTCCGAAAGCGCGCGCATGGCCCTGCGGCACGCCGTTTCCCTCGCCAACTGCCATGGAGCGGCCATGACAATCCTGCATGTCGTTCCGGATCTGGTCGAGCTCATGAGCGGGGACGCGGGTTTTGACATTGAAAGCCATTTCAGCCGCGCCGAGTGGGAAACGATCAATGCCACGGCCACAACCAGGGCCAAGGAAAAAGCGCGCGAAAGGGTGCGCGAGATGGCCTCCGAATGCGCCACGGACAATCCCCGCTGCCCGGTGTCCGGGGCCGAACTCAAAATCCAGACCGGAGACCCGGCCAAACGCATCCTGGCCGAAATACAAACCGGAAACTATGATCTGGTGGTCATGGGAGCTCATGGTCGCGGAACATTCATGGACATGCTGCTTGGATCCGTGGCAAACAAGGTCGTAAGGCTCAGTCCGGTGCCGGTACTGACTGTGCGCCTCCCCGTGGAGAAAGCGACAGGATGA
- a CDS encoding 4Fe-4S dicluster domain-containing protein, whose translation MKVNRRSFLASGLAVAAGAALGPAKARAQGARAEEVELATLLDLSKCIACGACVEACRETNGHKFPQPKKPFPKMYPSKVKAADWSDRQDVDDRLTPYNWLYIQTATGEYNGRPFELNIPRRCLHCQNPPCANLCPWGSASKDSRGIVSINDEICLGGSKCKDVCPWHIPERQTGVGLYLKLAPSFAGNGVMYKCDRCRDRVALGETPACIEACPEGVQTIGPRDEILAQARELARRTGGFIYGDTENGGTNTFYVSPVPFDVLDQAIEKGPGKPHLASAGNPFEKEELLARAVYAAPLVGVMAGVLHLVRGATSEDDNE comes from the coding sequence ATGAAAGTCAACCGCAGATCCTTCCTCGCCTCCGGCCTCGCCGTTGCAGCAGGGGCCGCCCTGGGCCCGGCGAAGGCGCGCGCCCAAGGCGCCCGGGCCGAAGAGGTCGAACTGGCCACGCTGCTGGACCTGTCCAAATGCATCGCCTGCGGCGCGTGCGTGGAAGCCTGCCGCGAGACCAACGGACACAAGTTCCCGCAGCCGAAAAAACCCTTCCCCAAGATGTATCCATCCAAGGTCAAGGCCGCGGACTGGTCGGATCGCCAGGATGTGGACGACCGCCTGACTCCCTACAACTGGCTCTACATCCAGACGGCCACGGGTGAATACAACGGCAGGCCCTTTGAGCTCAACATCCCAAGACGCTGCCTGCACTGCCAGAATCCGCCCTGCGCCAACCTCTGCCCGTGGGGTTCCGCTTCCAAGGACAGCCGGGGCATAGTCAGCATCAACGACGAAATTTGTCTGGGCGGCTCCAAGTGCAAGGATGTCTGCCCCTGGCACATCCCCGAGCGCCAGACCGGCGTGGGCCTTTACCTCAAGCTCGCGCCGAGCTTCGCGGGCAACGGCGTCATGTACAAGTGCGACCGCTGCCGGGACCGGGTGGCCCTGGGTGAAACCCCGGCCTGCATCGAAGCCTGCCCCGAAGGGGTCCAGACCATCGGCCCGCGGGACGAAATCCTGGCTCAGGCCCGTGAACTGGCCCGGCGCACCGGCGGCTTCATCTACGGCGACACGGAAAACGGCGGCACCAACACCTTTTACGTCTCCCCCGTGCCCTTCGACGTTCTGGATCAGGCCATTGAAAAGGGTCCGGGCAAGCCGCATCTGGCTTCGGCCGGCAACCCGTTCGAAAAAGAGGAGCTGCTGGCGCGCGCCGTCTATGCGGCGCCCCTCGTCGGAGTCATGGCCGGCGTGCTGCATCTGGTGCGCGGGGCCACCTCGGAGGACGACAATGAATAA
- a CDS encoding type II TA system antitoxin MqsA family protein, with the protein MKNQDMATTCPNCQGFVRQIEIEEHVLFKGVEVTYTATLQQCSECGLELADIEEAAVMQERLADAYRKIVGLLGSEDIRRLRQEKGLSQQALADALEVGVASIKRWETGVVQSKSMDTLLRSFLLDNSCSEHTGNREFSIPRIRLVLETFADLLKRPLLKKDDRMLYAAKYLWYADMAAFRDLGRGMTGATYAALPMGPQLNNYRDLVDEILKADMTSASPLSKAETALIAAVARTFPTNKGVYDASHREAIWLRCATGALIPYSHAVDLTEMPTCKDLS; encoded by the coding sequence ATGAAAAATCAGGATATGGCAACGACGTGCCCCAACTGTCAGGGTTTTGTAAGACAAATCGAGATTGAAGAGCATGTTTTGTTTAAAGGCGTTGAGGTTACATACACTGCAACGTTGCAACAGTGCTCCGAATGCGGGCTTGAGTTGGCTGACATCGAAGAAGCGGCGGTCATGCAGGAGCGGCTTGCCGATGCATACCGGAAAATCGTTGGTTTGCTCGGAAGCGAAGATATTCGCCGACTGCGTCAGGAAAAGGGCTTGTCGCAACAGGCACTGGCGGATGCCCTGGAGGTCGGAGTCGCCAGTATCAAGCGTTGGGAAACCGGCGTTGTTCAGAGCAAGTCGATGGACACCCTGCTGCGATCGTTTCTGCTGGACAATTCATGCAGTGAGCACACTGGCAACCGTGAATTTTCCATCCCGCGAATTCGTTTGGTTCTTGAAACCTTTGCGGATCTCCTGAAGCGTCCTTTGTTGAAAAAGGATGACCGCATGCTCTATGCGGCTAAATACCTCTGGTACGCCGACATGGCCGCATTCAGGGATCTGGGCCGCGGGATGACTGGGGCTACGTACGCCGCTTTACCGATGGGCCCTCAACTGAACAATTATCGGGATCTGGTTGATGAGATACTCAAGGCCGACATGACCAGCGCTTCACCACTCAGCAAAGCGGAAACGGCCCTTATCGCAGCCGTGGCCCGGACTTTTCCGACCAACAAGGGCGTCTACGATGCCTCGCACCGCGAAGCAATCTGGCTGCGTTGCGCCACCGGGGCGCTCATTCCATATTCCCATGCCGTTGACTTGACCGAAATGCCCACATGCAAGGATCTTTCTTAA
- a CDS encoding DUF169 domain-containing protein: MAMEFILGGTATFMEHLGLREELFGVYYSDTKPDNAYGPKPGTPISRELEDRRELNMLAVMKTFSCVMGNIWLARKKKGAAFISAEEYGCPGGVYYCSMMKPHLRFIEHYVSTGFAGTPMHGERYMPGPDAMRAFMEKVNPRKAPAKYCIFKPLSQFTDGDEPEFVIFFARPEVLTGLFVQAVFTTGDMDCVASPFGAGCTNIIGWPLYYQTQGVEKAVLGGMDPSARKFMKTDELTFTVPLSLYEKMLVALPESMFAHETDWTGVRKKVERSARAWGEVE; encoded by the coding sequence CCTTCATGGAGCATCTCGGACTCCGCGAGGAGCTCTTCGGCGTCTACTATTCGGACACGAAGCCGGACAACGCATACGGTCCGAAGCCGGGCACTCCCATCTCGCGTGAATTGGAGGATCGAAGAGAGCTCAATATGCTGGCGGTCATGAAGACCTTTTCCTGTGTCATGGGCAATATCTGGCTGGCCCGAAAAAAGAAGGGGGCGGCGTTCATTTCCGCCGAGGAATACGGCTGTCCGGGCGGCGTGTACTATTGTTCGATGATGAAGCCGCATCTGCGCTTCATCGAACATTACGTGTCAACGGGCTTTGCGGGCACGCCCATGCACGGCGAGCGGTACATGCCGGGGCCCGACGCCATGCGGGCCTTCATGGAGAAGGTGAATCCGCGCAAGGCTCCTGCCAAATACTGCATTTTCAAGCCCCTGTCGCAGTTTACGGACGGCGACGAGCCCGAGTTCGTCATCTTTTTCGCCCGGCCCGAAGTGCTGACAGGGCTTTTCGTCCAGGCGGTGTTTACCACGGGCGACATGGACTGCGTGGCATCGCCCTTTGGCGCAGGCTGCACCAACATAATCGGCTGGCCGCTGTACTACCAGACGCAGGGTGTGGAAAAGGCCGTGCTCGGCGGGATGGATCCGTCTGCGAGAAAATTCATGAAAACCGACGAACTGACGTTCACGGTCCCCTTGAGTCTGTACGAAAAAATGCTGGTCGCCCTGCCGGAGTCCATGTTTGCGCACGAAACGGACTGGACGGGCGTGCGCAAGAAGGTTGAGCGCAGCGCCAGAGCTTGGGGAGAAGTGGAGTAG
- a CDS encoding arsenic resistance protein codes for MWKILQTISKNLVLAIPTVMILGFVSGLLGDAAWLKNLIVPFTFLMVYPMMVTLKINQVFSGGDLKAQIVTQIVNFAIVPFMAFGVAWIFFRDQPYMMLGIVLAGLVPTSGMTISWTGFAGGNVAAAVKMTVIGLTLGSLATPFYVRSLLGASIEMDVSAVFSQIALIVFLPMALGYATQRLLIRVYGQKTFAERLGPRFPALSTLGVLGIVFIALALKARTIMGAPAMLLQILAPLAIIYGVNFALSTVLGRIILPRGDAIAMVYGTVMRNLSIALAVAINAFGSQGSDAALVVAMAYIIQVQSAAWYVKLTDRLFGPAQPKGIFTPQTASRS; via the coding sequence ATGTGGAAGATACTGCAGACGATATCTAAAAATCTGGTCTTGGCCATCCCCACAGTCATGATCCTGGGATTCGTGAGTGGGCTCCTGGGTGACGCGGCATGGCTCAAGAATCTCATCGTGCCCTTCACCTTTCTGATGGTCTACCCGATGATGGTCACGCTGAAGATCAATCAGGTCTTTTCCGGCGGTGATCTGAAGGCACAGATCGTCACCCAGATCGTCAATTTCGCCATCGTTCCCTTCATGGCCTTTGGAGTGGCCTGGATCTTCTTCCGCGACCAGCCGTACATGATGCTCGGCATCGTGCTCGCCGGTCTGGTGCCGACCAGCGGCATGACCATCTCCTGGACCGGCTTCGCGGGAGGCAATGTCGCCGCCGCCGTGAAGATGACGGTCATCGGGCTCACGCTGGGTTCCCTGGCCACGCCGTTCTACGTGCGCTCCCTGCTCGGGGCGAGCATCGAGATGGATGTCAGCGCCGTCTTTTCCCAGATCGCACTCATCGTCTTCCTGCCCATGGCTCTTGGCTACGCCACGCAGCGACTGCTGATCCGCGTTTATGGCCAGAAAACATTCGCCGAACGTCTGGGACCGCGCTTTCCCGCCCTGTCCACCCTCGGCGTGCTCGGCATCGTGTTCATCGCCCTGGCGCTCAAGGCCAGGACCATCATGGGCGCGCCCGCCATGCTGCTGCAGATCCTCGCGCCCCTGGCGATCATCTATGGAGTGAATTTCGCCCTGAGCACCGTCCTGGGACGAATCATCCTGCCACGAGGCGACGCCATCGCCATGGTTTACGGCACCGTCATGCGCAACCTTTCCATCGCGCTGGCAGTAGCCATCAACGCCTTCGGATCCCAGGGTTCCGACGCGGCCCTGGTCGTGGCCATGGCCTACATCATCCAGGTACAGAGCGCCGCCTGGTACGTGAAGCTGACCGATCGCCTCTTCGGACCGGCACAGCCAAAAGGCATTTTTACTCCCCAAACCGCAAGCAGGAGCTGA
- a CDS encoding FAD-dependent oxidoreductase, which yields MIAKRIVVIGGTAAGPKAAARASRLDQNAEVILLQKAPELSMASCGYPYYVSGMFKEREKLLCTPSGVVRDPAFFAGAKGITAMVETEAVSIDRESKVVSWINAAGNNGLLAYDKLILCTGSVPKMPPIPGRDLKGVTTLHSMADADAMRSWAEHSSGKKAVVIGGGLIGMEACEALCHAGVDVTVVEALPQILGFLDTELALLVENHARAKGAKIITGVGLSALEGENGQIGSARLADGRVLPCDLVVMAIGVAPNTALAKAAGLEIGAFGGIAVNDFMATSDPNIYAAGDCVEITNRLTGKKMLAPYGDLANLEGRVAGENAVLGDSVRFPGTIGSGICKVFDFTAASTGLSERRAREAGFDVVTAINASPDKPGFMGAKPLVSKMVADRATGRILGFACVGPGDVNRQASEMAVAVAAGWTVDEMAMADLPYAPPYSQAIDHAIATAHILQNKMRGLMTGISSVEAKALFDAGGPLYILDVRGHDEFKENQLGRGETLIPLGQLRGRVSELPQDKNATILSFCKVSMRGYEAQRILESAGYTDVRVMEGGLMAWPYTNEQ from the coding sequence ATGATTGCCAAACGCATTGTCGTGATCGGAGGAACCGCCGCCGGACCAAAGGCAGCGGCCCGGGCCAGCCGTCTTGATCAGAACGCGGAGGTCATCCTCCTGCAGAAGGCCCCGGAGCTGTCCATGGCATCCTGCGGATATCCCTACTACGTGTCGGGAATGTTCAAGGAGCGCGAAAAGCTGCTGTGCACCCCCTCCGGCGTAGTTCGCGACCCGGCCTTCTTTGCCGGCGCCAAGGGCATCACCGCCATGGTCGAGACCGAGGCCGTGAGCATCGATCGTGAGAGCAAGGTCGTGAGCTGGATCAATGCCGCCGGAAACAATGGCCTCCTGGCCTATGACAAGCTCATCCTGTGCACCGGCTCCGTGCCCAAGATGCCTCCCATCCCCGGACGCGACCTCAAGGGCGTGACTACCCTGCACTCCATGGCCGACGCCGACGCCATGCGCAGCTGGGCCGAGCATTCCAGCGGCAAGAAGGCCGTGGTCATCGGCGGCGGACTCATCGGCATGGAGGCCTGCGAGGCCCTGTGCCATGCGGGTGTCGATGTCACCGTGGTCGAGGCCCTGCCGCAAATTCTCGGCTTTCTGGATACGGAATTGGCGCTGCTGGTGGAGAATCATGCCCGCGCCAAGGGTGCAAAGATCATTACCGGCGTCGGCCTGTCGGCCCTTGAAGGCGAAAACGGACAGATCGGCTCCGCTCGGCTGGCAGATGGACGGGTGCTGCCCTGCGACCTGGTGGTCATGGCCATCGGCGTGGCTCCCAACACGGCCCTGGCCAAGGCCGCGGGCCTTGAAATCGGTGCATTCGGCGGCATCGCAGTCAACGACTTCATGGCCACCTCGGACCCAAACATCTACGCCGCCGGTGACTGCGTCGAGATCACCAACCGTCTCACCGGCAAGAAGATGCTTGCGCCCTACGGCGACCTGGCCAATCTGGAAGGCCGCGTGGCCGGAGAGAACGCGGTGCTCGGCGATTCGGTGCGCTTCCCCGGGACCATCGGCAGCGGCATCTGCAAGGTCTTCGACTTCACCGCCGCGTCCACAGGTCTCTCCGAACGCCGCGCCAGGGAGGCGGGCTTCGACGTGGTCACGGCCATCAACGCCAGCCCCGACAAGCCCGGCTTCATGGGCGCCAAACCCCTGGTCTCCAAGATGGTCGCGGATCGCGCCACGGGCCGCATCCTCGGATTCGCCTGCGTGGGTCCCGGCGACGTGAACCGTCAGGCCTCGGAAATGGCCGTGGCCGTGGCCGCGGGCTGGACCGTGGACGAGATGGCCATGGCCGACCTGCCCTACGCGCCGCCCTACTCCCAGGCCATCGACCATGCCATCGCCACCGCGCACATCCTGCAGAACAAGATGCGCGGACTCATGACCGGCATCTCCAGCGTCGAGGCCAAGGCCCTGTTCGATGCGGGCGGTCCGCTCTACATCCTGGACGTGCGCGGCCACGATGAATTCAAGGAAAATCAGCTCGGCCGGGGCGAAACGCTCATCCCGCTCGGCCAGTTGCGCGGACGCGTGAGTGAATTGCCCCAGGACAAAAACGCGACCATCCTCTCTTTCTGCAAAGTCTCCATGCGCGGCTACGAAGCCCAACGCATTCTCGAAAGCGCTGGCTACACCGACGTACGGGTCATGGAAGGCGGCCTCATGGCCTGGCCCTACACCAACGAACAATAG
- a CDS encoding sigma-54 interaction domain-containing protein, whose protein sequence is MDEDLNQYWKTVVNTIQDGIMIVTPDGKIVSVNEGLVSMTGYARDELIGASCTILGCSSCELARGIPECHWCVMFKKGELRKQQCALMRKDGSRVPVVKNASVLKDRDGEIIGAVETMTDISDLVDKEQQLETFRREISREDSFHGIVGRAANMQQVFDFIDGVAQIDSPVIIYGESGTGKELVAKAIHEAGPRRDKPFIKVNCAALNESLLESELFGHVKGAYTGAHKDRMGRFESAGDGDIFLDEIGDLPASTQVKLLRVLEEKVIERVGDHKSIPVQARILTATNRDLPDLIARNLFRQDLYYRINVIPIRIPPLRERREDIPLLASSFFLRMQLKSGKKVQGISREAMDLLLRHPWPGNVRELRSAFEYAFVACKTDMIEPRDLPTELMSEAVVCAPADVGARSLDEIKRERLVQALREANGNQSEAARILGISRTSVWSQMKRYKVGL, encoded by the coding sequence ATGGACGAGGATCTGAATCAATACTGGAAGACCGTGGTCAACACCATTCAGGACGGGATCATGATCGTCACGCCGGACGGCAAGATCGTGTCCGTCAACGAGGGGCTGGTGAGCATGACGGGGTATGCCCGCGATGAGCTTATCGGGGCTTCGTGCACGATCCTCGGCTGCTCGTCCTGCGAGCTGGCACGCGGGATTCCGGAGTGTCACTGGTGCGTGATGTTCAAGAAGGGAGAGCTGCGCAAGCAGCAGTGCGCCCTGATGCGCAAGGACGGTTCCCGCGTGCCCGTGGTCAAGAATGCCTCGGTGCTCAAGGACAGGGACGGCGAGATAATCGGGGCGGTGGAGACCATGACGGACATCTCCGACCTTGTGGACAAGGAGCAGCAGCTTGAGACCTTCCGGCGCGAGATCTCACGCGAAGACTCCTTTCACGGCATCGTGGGCCGGGCCGCGAACATGCAGCAGGTCTTCGACTTTATCGACGGCGTGGCGCAGATCGACTCTCCGGTCATCATTTATGGCGAGAGCGGCACCGGCAAGGAGCTGGTGGCCAAGGCCATCCATGAAGCCGGACCACGCCGGGACAAGCCTTTCATCAAGGTCAATTGCGCGGCGCTCAACGAGTCGCTTCTGGAAAGCGAGCTCTTCGGGCATGTCAAGGGCGCCTACACCGGGGCGCACAAGGACCGCATGGGGCGCTTCGAGAGCGCGGGCGACGGCGACATCTTTCTGGACGAGATCGGCGATCTGCCCGCCAGTACCCAGGTCAAGCTCCTGCGCGTGCTTGAAGAGAAGGTCATCGAGCGCGTGGGCGACCACAAGTCCATCCCGGTTCAGGCCCGGATTCTGACCGCCACCAACCGCGACCTGCCGGACCTCATTGCCAGGAACCTGTTCCGCCAGGACCTGTACTATCGCATCAACGTCATCCCCATCCGCATCCCACCGCTGCGCGAGCGCCGCGAGGACATTCCGCTGCTGGCCTCCTCGTTTTTCCTGCGCATGCAGCTCAAGTCCGGCAAGAAGGTGCAGGGCATCTCGCGCGAGGCCATGGATCTGCTCCTGCGCCACCCGTGGCCGGGCAACGTGCGCGAGCTCAGGAGCGCCTTCGAATACGCTTTCGTGGCCTGCAAGACGGACATGATCGAACCCCGTGACCTGCCGACGGAGCTCATGAGCGAGGCAGTCGTGTGCGCCCCTGCCGATGTCGGGGCCAGAAGCCTGGATGAAATCAAGAGGGAGCGCCTGGTGCAGGCCCTGCGCGAGGCAAACGGAAACCAGTCCGAAGCGGCGCGGATTCTGGGAATCTCCCGCACCAGCGTCTGGAGCCAGATGAAACGCTACAAGGTGGGGCTTTAA
- the metC gene encoding cystathionine beta-lyase produces the protein MKARTRIMQTPDLGLPPTRTVNPELHRGSTVYFDSYADLRSAGLGEYGGVTYGTDRLPQQRILEKAIGELEGAALTRVFPSGISAISETLLAFVQGGDHLLVCDNVYGPTLRFCREVLGKFGVQTDTVPGNAGADIAGYLRPNTRLIFLESPGSNTFEIQDIPAITGIARERGILTVLDNTWATPLFLDPFALGVDISIHSVTKYLSGHSDVLMGSVSTTAEHAQTLDKAYACREIYGSPDDCMLTLRGLKTLHVRMREHFASALKVAQCLQDHPLVGDVLYPPLPSHPEHHLWKRDFSGASGLFGITLRHEYAPEALGAFLDSLGLFGMGFSWGGYKSLITAGVPARNLGGRHHGQTIIRLHIGLEDPEDLMVDLRHGLSLLEKQTPLE, from the coding sequence ATGAAAGCACGCACCCGTATCATGCAGACGCCGGATCTGGGGCTTCCGCCGACCAGAACCGTCAATCCGGAACTTCATCGCGGCTCGACCGTGTATTTCGACTCGTATGCGGATCTGCGCAGTGCCGGCCTTGGAGAATATGGCGGGGTCACCTATGGCACCGACAGGCTGCCGCAGCAGCGCATTCTCGAAAAGGCCATCGGCGAACTTGAGGGCGCGGCCCTGACCCGCGTCTTTCCCTCGGGCATCAGCGCCATAAGCGAAACCCTGCTGGCTTTTGTGCAGGGTGGGGACCATCTGCTCGTCTGCGACAATGTCTATGGACCGACCTTACGCTTCTGCCGTGAGGTCCTGGGCAAATTCGGCGTTCAGACCGATACCGTGCCGGGCAATGCGGGAGCGGACATCGCAGGCTACCTGCGTCCGAACACCCGGCTCATTTTCCTGGAATCGCCGGGCTCGAACACGTTCGAAATCCAGGACATACCAGCCATCACCGGCATCGCCCGCGAACGCGGCATCCTGACCGTCCTCGACAACACCTGGGCCACTCCCCTGTTCCTCGATCCGTTCGCCCTTGGCGTGGACATCTCCATCCATTCGGTCACCAAATATCTTTCCGGCCACTCGGACGTCCTGATGGGCTCGGTCTCGACCACCGCCGAACACGCCCAAACCCTGGACAAGGCTTACGCCTGCCGGGAAATCTACGGTTCGCCCGACGACTGCATGCTGACCCTGCGCGGCCTAAAGACCCTGCATGTCCGCATGAGGGAGCACTTCGCCTCGGCCCTTAAGGTGGCGCAGTGCCTGCAAGACCATCCGCTGGTCGGCGACGTGCTCTATCCGCCCCTGCCCTCGCACCCTGAACACCATCTCTGGAAGCGCGACTTCAGCGGCGCGTCCGGCCTTTTCGGCATTACCTTGCGTCACGAATATGCCCCGGAAGCTCTGGGCGCGTTTCTGGACTCTCTTGGTCTTTTTGGGATGGGATTCAGTTGGGGAGGATACAAGAGCCTGATCACGGCCGGAGTGCCCGCAAGAAATCTGGGCGGCCGCCATCATGGGCAAACGATCATCCGCCTGCATATCGGACTCGAAGATCCGGAGGATCTGATGGTAGATCTGCGGCACGGGCTGTCGCTGCTTGAAAAACAGACACCACTTGAATGA
- a CDS encoding 1-phosphofructokinase family hexose kinase, whose amino-acid sequence MIREFIIMKTIVSIALNPTIDKSSSVDHVVAERKLYCKPPRFEPGGGGVNVCRAIKKLGGKSQLLYPAGGMTGKRLQELLDEDGLNHRSFPIAGMIRESLVILDESTGQQYRFGMPGPKLKENEWESFLQELAAIDPAPNYVVASGSLPQGVPTDFYAQVARIGKKRGAKTIVDVSGKALKEALDEGVFLIKPNVREFRELVGEEIKEESQIKAEAQKMVKSGRCEVLIISLGAAGALVVSEEFTEHILPPTVPIVSKVGAGDSMVAGVTLSLARGNPLRESVLFGVATGSAAVMTPGSELCRREDAERLYESMVSGS is encoded by the coding sequence GTGATCAGGGAGTTTATAATCATGAAAACCATTGTATCCATTGCTTTAAATCCAACGATCGACAAGAGCTCAAGTGTTGATCACGTCGTTGCAGAGCGAAAACTCTACTGCAAGCCGCCACGTTTCGAGCCAGGAGGCGGAGGGGTTAATGTCTGTCGGGCCATCAAAAAACTGGGAGGAAAATCCCAGCTCCTTTATCCCGCAGGGGGAATGACAGGCAAGAGGCTTCAGGAACTTCTGGACGAAGACGGGCTGAACCATCGGTCATTTCCCATCGCGGGAATGATCCGCGAGAGTCTGGTCATTTTGGATGAATCGACCGGCCAGCAGTACCGCTTTGGAATGCCGGGACCAAAACTGAAGGAAAACGAATGGGAGTCATTTCTTCAGGAACTTGCTGCCATCGACCCCGCACCCAATTATGTTGTGGCAAGCGGAAGCCTTCCGCAGGGCGTGCCTACTGACTTTTATGCACAGGTCGCGCGTATCGGAAAGAAAAGGGGGGCAAAAACCATTGTGGACGTTTCGGGTAAAGCCTTGAAGGAAGCGCTGGATGAAGGGGTGTTTTTGATCAAACCCAATGTCCGCGAATTCAGGGAACTGGTCGGCGAAGAGATCAAAGAGGAATCGCAGATCAAGGCCGAGGCCCAGAAAATGGTCAAGAGCGGCCGGTGCGAGGTGCTCATTATTTCTCTCGGTGCGGCAGGCGCCCTGGTGGTTTCGGAGGAATTTACCGAACACATCCTGCCGCCTACCGTGCCCATTGTCAGCAAGGTCGGGGCCGGAGACAGCATGGTTGCCGGTGTCACCTTGAGCCTTGCCCGAGGAAACCCGCTCAGGGAATCCGTCCTTTTCGGAGTGGCGACCGGTTCGGCAGCCGTCATGACCCCGGGATCGGAGCTATGTAGGCGGGAGGATGCCGAGAGGTTATATGAAAGCATGGTTTCAGGATCTTGA